The following coding sequences are from one Canis lupus baileyi chromosome 23, mCanLup2.hap1, whole genome shotgun sequence window:
- the LOC140614918 gene encoding olfactory receptor 51E2, with protein MPAMSSCNFTHTTFVLIGIPGLEEAHFWIGFPLLSMYAVALFGNCIVVFIVRTERSLHAPMYLFLCMLAAIDLALSTSTMPKILALFWFDSREITFDACIAQMFFIHALSAIESTILLAMAFDRYIAICHPLRHAAVLNNTVTAQIGMVAVARGSLFFIPLPLLIKRLAFCHSNVLSHSYCVHQDMMKLAYADTLPNVIYGLTAILLVMGVDVLFISLSYFLIIRTVLQLPSKSERAKAFGTCVSHIGVVLAFYVPLIGLSVVHRFGNSLDPIVHVLMGDVYLLLPPVINPIIYGAKTKQIRTRVLAMFKISCDKDPQAVGSR; from the coding sequence ATGCCAGCTATGAGTTCCTGCAACTTCACACATACCACCTTTGTACTTATTGGTATCCCAGGATTAGAAGAAGCCCATTTCTGGATCGGCTTCCCCCTGCTTTCAATGTATGCCGTGGCACTCTTTGGAAACTGCATCGTTGTCTTCATCGTAAGGACAGAGCGCAGCCTACACGCTCCCATGTACCTCTTTCTCTGCATGTTGGCAGCCATTGACTTGGCCTTGTCCACATCCACCATGCCCAAGATCCTCGCCCTCTTCTGGTTTGATTCCCGGGAGATTACTTTTGATGCCTGCATTGCCCAGATGTTTTTTATTCATGCTCTTTCAGCTATTGAGTCCACTATCCTGCTGGCCATGGCCTTTGACCGTTATATAGCCATCTGTCACCCACTGCGCCATGCAGCAGTGCTCAACAATACAGTAACAGCCCAGATTGGCATGGTGGCCGTGGCCCGTGGATCACTCTTCTTtatcccactgcctctgctcatcAAGCGGCTGGCCTTCTGCCATTCCAATGTGCTGTCACACTCCTATTGTGTGCACCAGGATATGATGAAGTTGGCCTATGCAGATACATTGCCCAATGTGATCTATGGTCTTACAGCCATTCTGTTGGTTATGGGTGTGGATGTCCTCTTCATCTCCTTGTCCTATTTTCTGATTATACGAACAGTTCTACAACTGCCTTCCAAGTCAGAGCGGGCCAAGGCTTTTGGAACCTGTGTGTCACACATCGGTGTGGTATTAGCCTTCTATGTTCCTCTCATTGGCCTCTCAGTGGTACACCGTTTTGGAAACAGCCTTGATCCCATTGTGCATGTTCTCATGGGTGATGTCTATCTACTTCTGCCTCCTGTGATCAATCCCATCATCTACGGTGCCAAGACCAAACAGATCAGAACTCGGGTGCTAGCTATGTTCAAGATCAGCTGTGACAAGGACCCTCAGGCTGTGGGGAGCAGATGA